From a region of the Dictyostelium discoideum AX4 chromosome 2 chromosome, whole genome shotgun sequence genome:
- a CDS encoding hypothetical protein (Similar to G-protein-coupled receptor at plasma membrane; interactions in two-hybrid system with Gpa2p; Gpr1p), whose product MEIHEILFWKVFKNKFILNEIFYQIHSNQWVEYDESNKYNVTNRCKFGNTHFLQIMIKNDLLSLIKDKIKHGDHIEITPSSIKELFSKLSKIKQPSNNNNNNNNNNNNNNNNNNNNNKNKNKYKDEDYLEIIELLMKHRRDEFEIYDLIKIAVATFSPDVIRLLVNEPYSVIIYPTTFEFAIINSNLETIKELVNLEPINFKNYGIKLITEQFKRKSLSLATQRTTLKTTITEYIFSNPSLHSIPPPLSLIINNQQDPSTNKRLKTSETLLSNSNNNNNNNNNNNNNNNKNNNNKNNNEEIKYEYIKFYDFLKLKSSNLLKSFMELDIVLKGLKKKLNSFIKMYHPYERLQIDIRIILKYGDTISDIKKREEILEEMNQIDTNKKTGFNKLKQLRKLVAIEFPNQKNFYYYYWKAYGDKIKELGKVPPKIPPQNTTDEIFEYLYSEEYLNQFNDDDYGDDEEPQNNNNNNNNNNNNNNIIIINNNNNNNNNNNNNNNNNNNNNNNNNNNINNNEIENEGGNIQVENEGNVEDMDGDELLEQLETVVNDGESDSDREFNNEVDEEKGDTITIKREYINNFNKYKKETVYNISNRYSNSTNLFLDSIRECDIETLEKIDQLHNLEFKLDVSRFHYFQLPKERKDIMKVWEYFNHHGFKQFGSSQKAFIEFVSSVADVISPLSELKITNTCKSISRNYDFILYRTLFRKKFNVFELLLRHSTLSWFPFLENDQFLEILNQEKVIFNHQCEVIQFDNKYLDQIIRLIEFSVGKFQLVEKARDHLLAQGFQVGIRIVNYLYDELIRIKGVTIDQLEYVRSIIPKEALNTPYEIYRVFFYLNIRSPKLTRYIMYRPATIEFISTSELFISHYNCSDPTTIDEIGFDFKKYLNLDIFTYDYILGRENIRNVSINSSSISSSSSSSSSSSSSSSSNKRFITQFDTILKELMKQLSHDICTNISNRDNIVHGQDFFNHSLNADLRFSLAIGRKDLFWELLDWIQQYINKNENLMKYQVYQFNSPYESLLPTGSLFSNVKTIIKELPTTTTTTTRTRTTTTSTTTETKILKIDNFERPIPNESTIQIDWNENKLIGPFKPIRKLINSFKYIDIVMNSICKLMDVNEFQRFIQYNFFESDFQFTIYSYAVYNNRDDLMSFLLNNYIIEIDRFPFFHPERGYSQYLECKFIFENHFERVKNLSNLTLEWCERRDLDFSFSLLNDFIKYLCKAKHITTYNQFIQDDNLQIRNKIIKEIIEELKKQYDSILDVVEDEDIKKENIACLLKNQKHKVSLIQSIIEQPDTQLYFKSTLEKIILELKEKRKINEINSPFIKDDQNPFLDSFIHGDIKTCNIILKYYPNQFKFTTSSITKALGLDKIHIIKYFYKVDNCKNLINNFKNDNNLLKHLKNELLKHPVYKYHLTWL is encoded by the coding sequence ATGGAAATAcatgaaatattattttggaaagtttttaaaaataaatttatattaaatgaaatattttatcaaattcacaGCAATCAATGGGTAGAATATgatgaatcaaataaatataatgttACCAATAGATGTAAATTTGGAAACACTCACTTCttacaaataatgataaaaaacgATCTACTctcattaattaaagataaaatcaAACATGGTGATCATATAGAAATTACTCCCTCTTCAATAAAAGAACTTTtctcaaaattatcaaaaataaaacaaccatcaaataataataataataataataataataataataataataataataataataataataataataaaaataaaaataaatataaagatgaagattatttagaaattattgaattattaatgaaacaTAGAAgagatgaatttgaaatttatgatttaataaagataGCAGTAGCTACTTTTTCACCAGATGTTATTAGATTATTAGTTAATGAACCATATTCAGTTATAATTTATCCAACAACATTTGAATTTgcaattataaattcaaatttagaaacaattaaagaattagtaaatttagaaccaataaattttaaaaattatggtattaaattaataacagaacaattcaaaagaaaatcattatcattagcAACCCAAAGAACAACTCTTAAAACTACAATCACTGAATACATTTTTAGTAATCCATCACTACACtcaataccaccaccattatcactaataataaataatcaacaagacccatcaacaaataaaagattaaaaacaTCTGAAACTTtactttcaaattcaaataataacaataacaacaataataataataataataataataataaaaataataataataaaaataataatgaagaaataaaatatgaatatattaaattttatgactttttaaaattaaaatcaagtaatttattaaaatcatttatggAATTAGATATAGTTTTAAAAggattaaaaaagaaattaaattcatttattaaaatgtatCATCCATATGAAAGATTACAAATTGATATTAGAATTATACTAAAGTATGGAGATACAATTtcagatataaaaaaaagagaagagATTTTAGAAGAAATGAATCAAAttgatacaaataaaaaaacaggttttaataaattaaaacagtTAAGAAAATTAGTAGCAATAGAATTcccaaatcaaaaaaacttttattactattattggaAAGCATAtggtgataaaattaaagaactTGGTAAAGTACCACCAAAAATTCCACCTCAAAACACAACTGATGAAATTTTTGAATACCTTTATTCTgaagaatatttaaatcaatttaatgatgatgattatggtgatgatgaagaaccacaaaataataataacaacaataacaataacaataataataacaatattattattattaataataataataataataataataataataataataataataataataataataataataataataataataataataatataaataataatgagatAGAGAATGAAGGAGGGAATATTCAAGTTGAAAATGAAGGAAATGTTGAAGATATGGATGGTGATGAATTATTAGAGCAATTAGAGACAGTAGTGAATGATGGTGAATCAGATTCTGATAgggaatttaataatgaagttGATGAAGAAAAGGGAGATACAATTACTATTAAAAgagaatatattaataattttaataaatataaaaaagaaacagTTTATAATATATCCAATAGATATTCAAATTCtaccaatttatttttggattCAATTAGGGAATGTGATATTGAAACCTTAGAAAAGATAGATCAACTCCATAATTTAGAGTTTAAATTGGATGTTTCaagatttcattattttcaattaccaaaagaaagaaaagataTAATGAAAGTTTGGGAATACTTTAATCATCATGGATTTAAACAATTTGGGTCAAGTCAAAAAGcttttattgaatttgtttcAAGTGTGGCAGATGTGATATCACCACTTTCAGAATTGAAAATAACAAATACTTGTAAATCAATCTCTAGAAACtatgattttatattatatagaACATTATTTAGAAAGAAATTTAATGTTTTCGAATTACTTTTAAGACATTCCACTCTTTCTTGGTTTCCATTTTTAGAGAATGATCAATTCTTGGAGATTTTAAATCAAGAAAAGGTGATATTCAATCATCAATGTGAAGTGAttcaatttgataataaatatctTGATCAAATAATCAGATTAATTGAATTCAGTGTTGggaaatttcaattggttgaAAAAGCTAGAGATCATTTATTGGCACAAGGATTTCAAGTTGGTATTAgaattgtaaattatttatatgatgaattaattaGAATTAAAGGTGTGACAATAGATCAATTAGAATATGTTAGATCAATTATTCCAAAGGAAGCATTAAATACACCATATGAAATCTATCGAGTTTTCTTTTATCTTAATATCAGATCTCCAAAATTAACAAGATACATAATGTATAGACCTGCAACCATTGAATTCATATCAACCTctgaattatttattagtCATTATAATTGTAGTGATCCAACaacaattgatgaaattggttttgattttaaaaaatatttaaatttagatatATTCACATATGATTATATATTAGGTAGAGAGAATATTAGAAATGTTTCtattaatagtagtagtattagtagtagtagtagtagtagtagtagtagtagtagtagtagtagtagtaataaaagatttataaCTCAATTCGAtacaatattaaaagaattaatgaaACAATTATCACATGATATTTGTACAAACATTAGTAATAGAGATAATATTGTTCATGGTCAAGATTTCTTTAATCACTCATTAAATGCAGATTTAAGATTTAGTTTAGCTATTGGTAGAAAGGATTTATTTTGGGAATTATTAGATTGGATTCaacaatatataaataaaaatgaaaatttaatgaagTATCAAGTTTATCAATTTAATTCACCATatgaatcattattaccaactggtagtttattttcaaatgtaaaaacaattataaaagaattaccaacgacaacaacaacaacaacaagaacaagaacgacaacaacatcaacaacaactgaaactaaaatattaaaaattgataattttgaaagaCCAATACCGAATGAATCAACAATTCAAATTGATtggaatgaaaataaattaattggacCATTTAAACCAATTCGTAAActtataaattcatttaaatatattgatattgttatgaattcaatttgtaaattaatgGATGTAAATGAATTTCAAAGATTTATTCaatataatttctttgaatcagattttcaatttacaatttattcATATGCAGTATATAATAATAGAGATGATTTAATGTCATTcctattaaataattatattattgaaattgatagaTTCCCATTCTTTCATCCAGAAAGAGGCTATTCACAATATTTAGAATGTAAATTCATCTTTGAAAATCATTTCGAAAGAGTAAAGAATCTTTCAAATTTAACTTTGGAATGGTGTGAAAGAAGAGATTTAGATTTCTCATTCTCTCTAttgaatgattttattaaatatcttTGTAAAGCAAAGCATATAACAACCTATAATCAGTTTATTCAAGAtgataatttacaaattagaaataaaattattaaagaaataattgaagaattaaagaaacaatATGACTCGATCTTAGATGTagttgaagatgaagatattaaaaaagagaataTCGCATgtctattaaaaaatcaaaaacataAAGTTTCACTCattcaatcaattattgAACAACCAGATACTCAATTATACTTTAAATCAACTTtagaaaaaattatattagaattaaaagagaaaagaaaaattaatgaaattaattctcCATTCATTAAAGATGATCAAAATCCATTCTTGGATTCTTTTATTCATGGTGATATTAAAACTTGTAATATCATTCTCAAATATTAtccaaatcaatttaaattcactACAAGTTCAATCACTAAGGCATTAGGATTAGATaaaattcatattattaaatatttttataaagttgataattgtaaaaatttaattaataattttaaaaatgataataatttattaaaacatttaaaaaatgaattattaaaacatccagtttataaatatcatttaacttggttataa
- the gpt3 gene encoding Stealth family protein codes for MLLKRVDTLTITLILIILFFIYQPLFFGHVKNSINNNNNNNNNNNNNKNNNNNKNNNYYYYNYNIKNNNKNNKNKNNNKNKNSNNNNNNNNDGNEAGLPNLELNSIINEEIIYDDFKSIPIELNENEKIVKDIVMSRECEYVDLVYTWVNGSDPKHFATKQKLKNKSQIVPASSFRDIGTLKYSLRSVRQYAPWIKNIYIITADQKPDWFDSENPDNVRFISHRDYFHNKSDLPTFNSNAIEANFWNLPVQVSNCFLYLNDDIYFSRPVNQSDYFDENFNQVVFTTQDELWTKSENLNKFDQYSKAILFTNRALASVWQEIVIRKFPAHGVQIFNRKIWYKIQEEFGTALEITSSNKFRSILDFQIGHLYNQVAMKHSNCTIKNDSDVLYILLNVDKYDQQLSLVNSSRNQMNTVCLNDGLDFFNNDLQKKFDNTFNYLFPNPSPFEIKPLPFQKNFIFAIIFVLLLLLILKVLITKKKIFIY; via the exons atgttattaaaaAGAGTAGATACTTTGACAATAACATTAATActgataattcttttttttatttatcaacctttattttttggtcatgttaaaaatagtattaataataataataataataataataataataataataataaaaataataataataataaaaataataattattattattataattataatataaaaaataataataaaaataataaaaataaaaataataataaaaataaaaatagtaataataataataataataataatgacggTAATGAAGCAGGATTACCCAATTTAGAATTGAATAGTATAATTAATGAAGAAATAATTtatgatgattttaaatcaataccaatagaattgaatgaaaatgaaaagatAGTAAAGGATATTGTAATGTCTAGAGAGTGTGAATATGTCGATTTAGTATATACATGGGTAAATGGTTCAGACCCAAAACATTTTgcaacaaaacaaaaattaaaaaataaaagtcaAATAGTACCCGCTTCATCTTTTAGAGATATTGGTActttaaaatattctttaaGAAGTGTTAGACAATATGCTCCTTGGATAaagaatatttatataattacaGCTGACCAAAAACCTGATTGGTTCGACTCTGAAAATCCTGATAATGTTAGATTTATTTCTCATAGGGATTATTTTCACAATAA gtCAGATTTACCaacatttaattcaaatgcGATTGAAGCAAATTTTTGGAATTTACCAGTACAAGtttcaaattgttttttatatttaaatgatgatatttattttagtagACCAGTAAATCAGAgtgattattttgatgaaaattttaatcaagTTGTTTTTACAACACAAGATGAATTGTGGACAAAATCAGAAAATCTTAACAAATTTGATCAATATAGTAAAGCGATACTATTCACAAATAGAGCATTAGCATCAGTTTGGCAAGAGATTGTGATAAGGAAATTCCCAGCTCATGGAGTTCAGATTTTTAATAGAAAGATATGGTATAAAATTCAAGAAGAATTTGGTACAGCTTTAGAGAtaacatcatcaaataaatttagaagTATTTTAGATTTTCAAATTGGGCATTTATATAATCAAGTTGCCATGAAACATTCAAATTGTACAATCAAGAATGACTCTGATGTAttgtatattttattaaatgtagACAAATACGATCAACAGTTATCATTGGTGAATTCATCTAGAAATCAAATGAATACAGTATGTTTAAATGATGgtttagatttttttaataatgatcttcaaaagaaatttgataatacatttaattatttatttccaaaTCCATCACCTTTTGAAATCAAACCATTaccatttcaaaaaaatttcatttttgctattatttttgtattattactattattaattttaaaagttttaataacaaaaaagaaaatatttatttattaa
- a CDS encoding hypothetical protein (Similar to Dictyostelium discoideum (Slime mold). prespore-specific protein): MLNPFELIPIIKNAPCKIESIEIWQNNIYLGTNDGQILLYIIEKVENNKKITFKSRMENSKSLGYGKKPVDKLLLIADIGKLLTLCDGNLDVFSMYNLDGPNTQNGISTNKGVITFCSKKKSQEFKICVVTKRKLTLYEFIGVFDMYREIALPELALTVEWCKTSLCVGSRKEYAIVDADSGLYKSLLELDKNVPGPRTKLILDQEKFLLTTVDLSVLVDLQGDIVQGSIIWDSNPMSMSYLEPYLITILHNRCINIHDMKNQKLIQELNNSSHNKGASSSSSVISFQQIFEGRGNGKDFIVLYGSSPNSVYCLHVGNIDDLVHQLINRGEHEEAIRLFEIFFKRERAELEDGYDPNREKQIHQARLCKVYELVAMSEFYRFKFSSAFKYLQLSKLDHRAIISFFPTYMPYQTNYRSPFDQSDIFKSIKDSAISNAPNTIELKDVDSLIDDSKSQLTLYLEHYINNINSSSNALLSGSEEFKDLTTVLLKLYSESNKISKLISLLAKCRVNGGNSVINNQFYIQDVEEWLNNKQLYKQLGLVYQYTEKYRKALLLWNRLSLGELSDHFNCNGIEESIQLLECKQNQDILPEPNKELVWEFTPFLIKITQEQQQQRNNNNNNNNKDNQDDGDDDDDDSIKQLPMKIFLKKRKDQFIIDDVIEFLTPFGDYYFQIYLEYLIYQEENRVDYLHTKLATSYIEQIFKNCPELQSSQGRTDIPIANSDRQKLINLLELSNCYNASTLLHRVRNSLLYEELVILYLRIGQYEKMFNIIVWKLNNFKKAEYICESFDPNFSLSITNVVSTQTTITPTSSNTPNSSSPTIMGTSPSTTNLRNSIRLSQQNINNINNNIQISSSPIQGFNLINNNNNLNNNNNNNNNDSNLPKSSLYDSKRQELFLCLLRTYLNYKEQSLKSSVKNQLTNSLIKDSNGEPIIPRYIIEFLNHYYEEMDPIKVLALLPNSIPINLLESYLSNSFNYSISQQRESKIVKNLQKSLNLSTKSEYMMVCSASVYIGPDRRCAVCSKPISDRVFVYFPNGTIVHPKCFQIPFICPISARNFKMNPVEFPQSI, encoded by the exons atgttaaatccatttgaattaataccaataataaagaatGCACCATGCAAAATTGAATCGATTGAAATTTGgcaaaataatatatatttaggTACAAATGATggtcaaattttattatatatcaTTGAAAAagtagaaaataataaaaaaattacctttaaaagTAGAATGGAAAATAGTAAATCATTAGGATATGGTAAAAAACctgttgataaattattattaattgcagatattggtaaattattaactcTTTGTG atGGTAATTTAGATGTTTTTAGTATGTATAATTTAGATGGACCAAATACTCAAAATGGTATATCAACAAATAAAGGTGTAATAACATTTTgttcaaagaaaaagagtCAAGAATTTAAGATATGTGTTGTTACAAAAAGGAAATTAACACTTTATGAATTTATTGGTGTATTTGATATGTATAGGGAGATTGCATTACCAGAGTTAGCATTAACGGTTGAATGGTGTAAAACAAGTTTATGTGTTGGAAGTAGAAAAGAGTATGCAATCGTTGATGCCGATAGTGGACTCTATAAGAGTCTATTGGAGTTGGATAAGAATGTACCGGGTCCACGTACAAAGTTAATATTGGATCAAGAGAAATTCCTATTGACGACAGTGGACCTATCGGTGTTGGTGGATTTGCAAGGTGACATTGTCCAAGGGTCAATCATTTGGGACAGCAATCCAATGTCGATGTCGTACCTGGAGCCATACCTCATCACCATACTCCACAACCGGTGCATAAACATACACGATATGAAAAACCAAAAACTCATTCAAGAGTTGAATAATAGTTCGCATAATAAAGGCGCATCGTCGTCATCGTCAGTGATATCATTCCAACAGATTTTCGAAGGACGTGGTAATGGCAAGGATTTCATAGTTTTGTATGGCAGTTCACCCAATTCCGTGTACTGTTTGCATGTTGGGAATATCGATGATTTAGTACACCAATTGATTAATAGGGGCGAGCATGAGGAGGCCATAAGGttgtttgaaatatttttcaaGAGGGAGAGGGCCGAGCTCGAGGATGGGTACGACCCAAATAGGGAGAAACAAATTCACCAAGCTAGACTTTGCAAAGTTTATGAATTGGTTGCAATGTCGGAATTCTATAGATTTAAATTCTCTTCAGCATTCAAGTATCtccaattatcaaaattGGATCACCGTGCTATCATATCATTCTTTCCAACTTATATGCCCTATCAAACTAACTATCGTTCACCATTTGATCAATCTGATATTTTCAAATCCATTAAAGATAGTGCAATTTCAAATGCACCAAatacaattgaattaaaagatgtagattcattaattgatgattcaAAATCGCAATTAACTTTATATTTAGAacattatataaataatattaatagtagtagtaatgcATTGTTAAGTGGTAgtgaagaatttaaagatttaacaaCAGTTTTATTAAAGCTATATTctgaatcaaataaaatttcaaaattaatatcattattagcAAAATGTAGAGttaatggtggtaatagtgtaattaataatcaattctATATTCAAGATGTTGAAGAAtggttaaataataaacaacttTATAAACAATTAGGATTGGTTTATCAGTATACTGAAAAGTATAGAAAAGCATTATTACTTTGGAATAGATTATCATTGGGTGAATTATCAGATCATTTCAATTGTAATGGTATTGAAGAATCAATTCAACTTTTAGAATGTAAACAAAATCAAGATATATTACCAGAACCAAATAAAGAATTGGTTTGGGAATTTacaccatttttaattaaaattacacaagaacaacaacaacaacgaaataataataataataataataataaagacaaccaagatgatggtgatgatgatgatgatgattctataaaacaattaccaatgaaaatatttttaaagaaaagaaaagatcaatttataattgatgatgttattgaatttttaacaCCATTTGGTGATTACTATTTTCAAATCTATTtagaatatttaatttatcaagaaGAGAATAGGGTTGATTATTTACATACAAAGTTAGCAACTTCATATATTGAACAAATCTTTAAGAATTGCCCAGAATTACAATCTTCTCAAGGTAGAACCGATATACCAATTGCAAATTCTGATAGACAAAAATTGATTAATCTATTGGAATTATCAAATTGTTATAATGCTTCAACATTGTTACATCGTGTTCGTAATAGTTTACTCTATGAAGAATTGGTTATACTTTATCTTAGAATCGGTCAATATGAAAAGATGTTTAATATTATAGTttggaaattaaataattttaaaaaagctGAATATATTTGTGAATCTTTTGATCCAAATTTTAGTTTATCAATTACAAATGTAGTTAGTACTCAAACTACAATAACACCAACATCTTCAAATAcaccaaattcatcatcaccaacaatCATGGGTActtcaccatcaacaacaaatttaagaaattcaattagattatcacaacaaaatataaataatataaataataatattcaaatatcttcatcaccaatacaaggttttaatttaattaataataataataatttaaataataataataataataataataatgattcaaatttaccaaaatcatcattatatGATTCAAAAAGAcaagaattatttttatgtttattaagaacttatttaaattataaagaaCAAAGTTTAAAGAGTAGTgtaaagaatcaattaacAAATTCACTTATAAAAGATTCAAATGGTGAGCCGATTATACCACGTTATatcattgaatttttaaatcattattatgaAGAAATGGATCCAATAAAGGTTTTGGCACTATTACCAAACTCTataccaattaatttattagagAGTTATCTTTCAAATAGCTTCAATTATTCAATTAGTCAACAACGTGAATCTAAAATCgttaaaaatttacaaaaatctttaaatctaTCAACTAAATCCGAATATATGATGGTTTGTTCTGCTTCGGTTTATATTGGTCCCGATAGACGTTGTGCCGTTTGTTCAAAACCAATTAGTGATCGTGTTTTCGTTTACTTTCCAAATGGTACAATAGTTCATCCAAAATGTTTCCAAATACCTTTTATTTGTCCAATTTCTGCAAGAAACTTTAAAATGAATCCTGTTGAATTTCctcaatcaatttaa
- a CDS encoding hypothetical protein (Similar to Dictyostelium discoideum (Slime mold). prespore-specific protein), translated as MIDPPGLNSNNSNNTTTTTTTTTPSPNNNKKIKKNEIINNNNNNSEDEDNDEESSGSSDGGGKKKKKGKKKKERKRLRKLVEQQQLQIEQLEKERYQQQLHISQLSSIDENGETMNQNSNTDYNYTDITIPPPTSTNPLIAENDINWFIQQQNQQQQQNQQQQNQLPASTVSSMGSSSLLLPPPPQKLVQKIKPKKGSIYDNEIQAFGKRRPNSSVVNYNDNSDDNNNNNYRNNNKNSSNNNNNNNNNNNNNYDSSGGENSNNNKNKLKSRKWIFGKGSGSETEKKVSLSAIAAAEGKKIPVWRKVLSDDSKLFSNERTWMSWVGTTFSLGAIGTSIITFFGTESLSLFTGLCLWIIALGFLVYSYIIFRLRRRAILTKGKGPFDDRYGPIALVVMVMLSITLFLVFFIIKKPEPLAGKK; from the coding sequence atgatagatCCCCCAGgattaaatagtaataacagtaataataccaccacaacaacaacaactacaacaccatcaccaaataataataaaaaaattaaaaaaaatgaaataattaataataataataataactcagaagatgaagataatgatgaagaatcATCAGGATCAAGTGACGGAGgtggtaaaaaaaagaaaaaaggaaaaaagaaaaaggaaagaaaaagattaaGAAAATTAGTTGAACAACAGCAATTACAAATTGAACAACTTGAAAAAGAGagatatcaacaacaattacataTCTCTCAATTAAGTAGTATAGATGAGAATGGTGAAACCATGAATCAAAATAGTAATACCGATTACAATTATACTGATATTACAATACCACCACCCACAAGTACAAATCCATTAATAGCAGAGAATGATATTAATTGGTTCATACagcaacaaaatcaacaacaacaacaaaatcaacaacaacaaaaccaacTACCAGCATCAACAGTATCATCAATGGGTAGTAGTTCATTATTActtccaccaccaccacaaaaacttgttcaaaaaattaaacctAAAAAAGGTAGTATctatgataatgaaattcaaGCATTTGGTAAAAGAAGACCAAATAGTAGTGTTgtaaattataatgataatagtgatgataataataataataattatagaaataataataaaaatagtagtaataataataataataataataataataataataataattatgatagtagtggtggtgagaatagtaataataataaaaataaattaaaaagtagAAAATGGATATTTGGTAAAGGTAGTGGAAGTGAAACAGAAAAGAAAGTATCATTATCAGCTATTGCAGCAGCAGAAGGTAAAAAGATTCCAGTTTGGAGAAAAGTTTTAAGTGatgattcaaaattattttcaaatgaaagaACTTGGATGAGTTGGGTAGGTACAACCTTTTCATTGGGTGCAATTGGTACATCTATCATTACCTTTTTCGGAACAGAATCATTATCACTCTTCACTGGTCTATGTCTTTGGATCATTGCATTGGGTTTTTTGGTTTACAGTTATATCATTTTCAGATTACGTAGAAGAGCAATCCTAACCAAAGGTAAAGGTCCATTTGATGATCGTTATGGTCCAATTGCTTTAGTTGTAATGGTAATGCTTTCAAttacattatttttagttttctttattattaaaaaaccaGAACCATTAGCTGGTAAAAagtaa